The stretch of DNA GGCTAACGATGACAAGAGGGTGATTTCTCAAAAAATTTTTACACGCGCTGATTTTGGTTTGCCACAGAATGCATTTGTGTATTGCTGCTTTAACAACAATTATAAAATTACACCTCAGATATTTAAGATCTGGATGAATATACTGAGCAATACAAGTAATACAGTGTTATGGCTGCTAAAAGATAACGATTTGGCAGCTAAGAATCTTTTGGCTCATGCGGAGCATCATGGAGTAGCTAAGGATAGAATATTTTTTGCGGATAGACGTGTGCCTGAAGAACATTTAGCACGCCATCAGCATGCTGATCTCTTCTTGGATACTTTCCCATATAACGCTCATACGACTGCAAGTGATGCACTTTGGTCAGGCTTGCCAATTTTGACTTATGTTGGCAACACATTCCCTGGTCGGGTCACCTCGAGCTTATTGTCGGGGCTTGGGGTCAGGGAGCTGATTGCCGATTCTCAAGAAGAGTACAGAGATATGGCAATTTCTTTTGCAAATAATCCACTAGACTTGCGCTCTATTAGAAAAAAAATAGAAAGCAAGAAATTTACTTGCACACTATTTGATACCGGGCAATTTACCAAAAAACTGGAGAGTGCATTTAGATTTATGCATTCTCGGTGTGTTGCCAATCTTCCACCAGAACATTTCAAGGTTCAGTGAAGATGCTATTGCTTAGCCCAATACTGCGTCCAAATACCCTCTACTCATTACTCTAAAGGAGTGGGGGCAATTATTTTTTGAGGCTATCGCGAATTTCCCGCAAAAGAACTGTGTTTTCTGGTTCTGATGGCGCTGGTTGTGCGTCGACAAGTCGCACCTTATTAACTACTTTGACCATTTGAAAAATGACAAACGCCAGCAAAATAAAGTTAATGGAAATAGTGATGAAGTTTCCATAGGCAAAAATTGGTACCCCAGCCTTTTTAAGGGCATCAAAAGTTCTGGGCACCCCCTCTGGGATCTTGCCTAGCACCAAGAAGAGGTTGGTAAAGTCAATATGACCCCCTAAAAGAGTGGAAATCACCGGCATCACGATGTCATTTACGAGGGAATCTACAATCTTCCCAAAAGCCCCGCCAATGATCACACCAACCGCCAAATCAATAACATTTCCCCTGACCGCAAAGTCACGAAATTCCTTTAAAACAGCCATAAATACCTTTCAATTCACATAGATTGAGGCTAACTCAAAATTAACCCCATAACTTTGATGCATACCCCATTTTTACTTTAAAATCTTATCTTTAAGTATTTTTACCTATAAATGCTCTTTTCGAGGAATTTTGTAAATGAGTGACAAGCCCAGTATGGATAAGGATCGCCGTAATTGGTTGATCGCCACTTCAGCAGTCGGCGGTGTTGGCGCAGCCGCAGCCCTTTACCCTTTTGTGGATAGTTTTCAACCTTCTGAGCGCGCCAAGGCCGCCGGAGCTGCTGTTGAGATCGATATCTCTGGCATGCAGCCAGACGAAATGCGTATGGTTGAATGGCGCGGTAAGCCAGTATGGGTGGTGCGCCGTACTCCTGAACAGGTTGCCGAGCTTTCTAAGATAGATGCAGAGCTCGCAGACCCTGATTCTTTAAGGGATCCAGCCCAATTTACCCCGCCATATGCACAAAATCAATGGCGCTCAATCAAGCCGGAATATATGGTTGTAGTTGGTATTTGTACCCATTTAGGGTGCTCGCCTACGCCTAAGTTTGAGGCAGGCGCTCAACCCTCTTTGCCAAACACTTGGCAGGGCGGTTTTCTTTGCCCATGTCATGGCTCCACATTTGATATGGCCGGCCGTGTGTTTAAGAACAAACCAGCTCCAGACAATATGGAAGTGCCGCCGCATATGTATTTGAGCGACACCAAAATTCTGGTTGGCGAAGATAAGAAGGCCTAAGGAGAAATAAATGGCATTTCACGAAAAAGAAGTCCCAGCAAACGCATCCCTCGCAGTGAAGATGATGGCTTGGGTGGATTCGCGTTTACCAGTGACGGATGCATTTAAGCGTCATATGAGCGAGTATTACGCTCCTAAGAATCTGAATTTCTTCTATATCTTTGGCGCGTTGGCTATTGTGGTTTTAGCTATCCAAATCATTACCGGCATTTTCTTAGTGATGAACTACAAGCCAGATGCCGCTAAGGCATTTGAGTCTGTTGAATACATCATGCGAGAGGTCCCGTTTGGCTGGTTAATCCGCTACATGCATTCGACTGGCGCTTCAATGTTCTTTGTAGTGGTTTACATGCACATGTTCCGTGGTTTGATTTATGGTTCATATCGCAAGCCACGTGAGTTAATTTGGATTTTCGGCTGCGCGATCTTCTTGTGCTTGATGGGTGAGGCATTCTTTGGTTACTTGCTCCCATGGGGTCAAATGTCCTATTGGGGCGCTCAAGTGATCGTGAACTTGTTCTCTGCTATCCCATTGATTGGTCCAGATCTATCTTTGTGGTTGCGTGGTGATTACGTTGTAGGCGATGCAACACTCAATCGCTTCTTTGCATTCCACGTCATTGCTATTCCTTTGGTATTGATTGGATTGGTTGCTGCTCACATTCTTGCATTGCATGAAGTGGGTTCTAACAATCCAGACGGCGTAGAAATTAAAAATACACTGGATGCAAATGGTCATCCGGTTGATGGCATTCCATTCCACCCCTACTACAGCGTTCATGACGTCATGTACTTAGGTGGTTTTTTGATTCATTTTTGCCTCGATTGTTTTCTTTGCTCCAGAAATGGGCGGATATTTCTTGGAAGCGAATAACTTCATTCCAGCAAATCCATTTGTTACTCCGACGCATATTGCACCTGTTTGGTATTTCACACCGTTCTATTCAATGCTGCGCGCAACAACATCCAACTTCTTATTGCCATTATGGATTTTCTTGGCAGTGATTTTGTCGATGTTCGCCCTGAAGTCTAAGGATGTCAAAGTC from Polynucleobacter duraquae encodes:
- the mscL gene encoding large conductance mechanosensitive channel protein MscL gives rise to the protein MAVLKEFRDFAVRGNVIDLAVGVIIGGAFGKIVDSLVNDIVMPVISTLLGGHIDFTNLFLVLGKIPEGVPRTFDALKKAGVPIFAYGNFITISINFILLAFVIFQMVKVVNKVRLVDAQPAPSEPENTVLLREIRDSLKK
- the petA gene encoding ubiquinol-cytochrome c reductase iron-sulfur subunit; translation: MSDKPSMDKDRRNWLIATSAVGGVGAAAALYPFVDSFQPSERAKAAGAAVEIDISGMQPDEMRMVEWRGKPVWVVRRTPEQVAELSKIDAELADPDSLRDPAQFTPPYAQNQWRSIKPEYMVVVGICTHLGCSPTPKFEAGAQPSLPNTWQGGFLCPCHGSTFDMAGRVFKNKPAPDNMEVPPHMYLSDTKILVGEDKKA